A stretch of DNA from Triticum dicoccoides isolate Atlit2015 ecotype Zavitan chromosome 2A, WEW_v2.0, whole genome shotgun sequence:
TATATAATACTCACACGGGGTTTGTTCCTGGTGGAATGATTTTTAGTGTAATATTGGAAGTGGAGGAATGCATAAAAGTTTTGAACTACTTAAATGGAACTAATTTAGCCGTAAATTCACAGTTATATAATGGACACAATAATGATATTTTCCTGAATAGGTGAGGGacacaaaatcttgaagaagggaaGAACATTCCAACAGAGGCGGAGAACACGAGGTATGTTCTTGACTGGCCGACTTTTATCCTTTTTTCGACATCAAGGGTCGAGTTGACAAGGATGCACCTTATATAAAACATCCACACGGAGCTTGTTCCTGACGGACTACTGTAATATCAAAAAACAATATATGTAAAAGATTTCAACAACTTAATGTGACTAATTTATCCATAAATTTACATCAATATAACGAATGCAATTATAAGCCGGGGATGAGTGAAGGACACAATAAAATCTAGAAGAAGGGAAGAACATTCTAGCACGGGCTGAGAACACGAGGTATGTTTGTGACAGACTGACTTTTGTCCTTTAAGATGAAATGCAAAAGCTGCTCGACATAAAGTGTTGAGTTGACAAACAAGCACCTTATATATAATATTCACGCGGAACTTGCTCTGCCCGGAGATAATTTTGTCCTCTTAAGATGATATTGTAATATTGGAAATGAAAAAATGTACGAAAGATTCCAACTCCTTAGATATAGCTAATTTAGCCATGAATTTGTAGTTATATAAGGACACGGTTATACTCTCTAGATGAGTGAGGGACATGACAAAATCTTCAAGAAAAGATGAAAACTCTAACAATAAGCGGAGAACAAGATGAANNNNNNNNNNNNNNNNNNNNNNNNNNNNNNNNNNNNNNNNNNNNNNNNNNNNNNNNNNNNNNNNNNNNNNNNNNNNNNNNNNNNNNNNNNNNNNNNNNNNNNNNNNNNNNNNNNNNNNNNNNNNNNNNNNNNNNNNNNNNNNNNNNNNNNNNNNNNNNNNNNNNNNNNNNNNNNNNNNNNNNNNNNNNNNNNNNNNNNNNNNNNNNNNNNNNNNNNNNNNNNNNNNNNNNNNNNNNNNNNNNNNNNNNNNNNNNNNNNNNNNNNNNNNNNNNNNNNNNNNNNNNNNNNNNNNNNNNNNNNNNNNNNNNNNNNNNNNNNNNNNNNNNNNNNNNNNNNNNNNNNNGGAGTGGCGTAAATGGTTGATCACCACTACTTCACATCGAGGGTTCAGACACCGTTTACATATGCCAACAAGAATTTTGCCTGATTGATTCTTTGATAATTCACTTATCACGGAGATAATCGTTAATAATTTTAAAGGATTGGATCTTAGGGTACTAGCTCTTTTCTAGGGTTTTTTCACGATACTAAGGACTACATATTTTGAGTTGTCACAAAAGGCTTTGACTATCGATTACCTCATTAATATCAGATATACTACTATTATGTGATTAAAAACAAAATCAGAAATCATCTAATAAAAATCTATTGATGTTATTTTTATACAAAGTATTTGGCGCAATTTTTTTATACAAAGCACTTGTATTCCCTGCAAAAAAAGAAGACTACTACTAGTAGTATTTTGGGAAGCAAAGTGTGTGAAGGAATTTTACAAGTGGCACCCATCAAGTGGCTCACAACATATTCCTGAATGCAATCTGCCTATACGGTGCGTAGTTTTACACGGTAGAGTAAATTTGTACCATCCACAGAAAAGACTAATCACCCAATACGGTCAGTCGCAGTCCATGGATTTGGATTCGGCGTCAGTCTATCGGTTCTTGTCCAATAGGGCACCCCCCATATCGCTCTCCACTTGATAAGGCTCGATCGATGAGACCACGTACGCACCTATTGTGATTTTTCTACATCGAGCAAACTACACTTGCGATTTTGTATCGTGGTTTTGTACCGCACATgcgtattttatttcatttttgcatGGTACCACACTTGCGTATTTGCCACGGTATAAAATACCAGGGTACTCGTACGTACCGAGTTGAGAAAATACAAAAGCAACGGATTCACTATTTATATACGTGGTGTACCGAGAACTGCATTAATTTTGGAAAGAACATCCAGGTCATACCAATCGTGTTATTAATTGCGACCACTCGAGAAAAAGTTTTAtttacagttttgctaaagcacatctagatgtgccataagtattgcacatctaaattaTATGTCATTAATCTTATATTGAGATTCGTGtgaatattttatttctttttttctctttataCTTAATTCACTCATTTAGATGTGTAataattagagcacatctagatgtgtccaagACTATTTTCATTGCTAATTGGCGACTGAATGAACAGAGCAGCTAAGAATTGAAGAAAAAGACTAAATAAATTAACAAAGTCCAACTTGAATATCTGATTTGACCCCATGATAATAATTTTCTGAACATGTAACTGTTTCTGATGATATATTATAAGAAGCAACAAACTAATGGCTGGAAAAAACTTTTTCCAGAACGAAAAAAAATTCCAATTGTCTACTGTATCATCTTTTCCCATTCACTCGGTTTCATCGGCGGCGGCATTCAGGTCAATCTTCGGCTTCTTCCCGCTGCTGTGGGCGGCGGGCTTGGTGGGGAGCGGCGGCACCTTGGACGCGCACCGCGGGCACCGGGGGTCGGCCTCGGCGATGAGCACGTACGTGAGGCAGGACGGGCACGCGGACGCGCGCATGGCCGGGTTCGCGGGGGGCGACGCCGTGCTTGAAGGCGGCGAGCGGCTGCGCTTTCCCAGGGAGGGGCACGACGACGAGGTGGACGCAGACGAGGAGGACGAAGTGTCCGGCGAGCGGGCTGAccgcgcggcggcggcgcgctgTAGGGCGTCGCGGACCATGTCGAGGGTGCAGACCGCCGCGCAtgtggtgacggcggcggcgggagcggtGGTCGCCGTGGGAGGCAGGTTGAGGTCCGGCTGCCCGTCTTGGGCGGCCTGGTGGCGATGAGGGGTCAGGAACGTCTTGCCGGACTGCACAAAAACAAGAAACTCACTCTGTTATAATTTGAAACAAGATCAAAGACGGGTATGAACACGAAGAACAGAAAACTCTGTGATTCAATCCAACAGAACCAGAAAATTCGATCGTCATGCTCATAAACCGATCGAAGAACATGGATTTGATCTGCCGACAAAACCTAACCCAGCAATCGAATTTCATCTCGGACAGGAACCACACGGGCGCGAATTGATTAAGCACCAACCATGCACGCACGCGCGTGTTACAATCTTGTTCATACATAGACGAACAGACCATCTTGAGATCGCAAGAACAGGGGAGGAGAAACGAATGGGCGAGACAACACGAGGAGGACTCACCAGCAGATCAAGCCGTCGCTCCCAGCCGGCGGGCACCTTGACCTCGAGGTCGACGACCTCGTCCTGCCCGCCGGCGTCGCCGCCGCACCCGCCGAGCAGATCCATGGTCACCATCTCCGGCGCCTTCCCGGCGGCGCCGGCCCTACGCTTCCCCGCCTCCCCGTGGAGCATCCTGGCGATGGAGCTCACCTCCGCCGCCATTCTCCTCTTCCCTTTCTCGGCGGTCCTCTGCTTCCTCTTTTCTGTGTTTGTCTGTCGTTCTGCCGAGGGAGAGAACAGAGATCGGTGGGGTGCTTGGCAGTGCGTGGTGGGGCGCCGCTATATATATCGGGAGGCCGCCGGCGCGACGGACACGCGGGGCCCACGTGCCAGCGAGCATGGAGGGTAGGGAGAGCCATTAAGGATCATGTATTAATGGCCGTCGTTGGGAAATGGTTGGAAGATTATTAATGCCAATTAACTGCCCGAAACAAATTTGGGGTCGCTGACGTGTTTAATTCACTCGAATCGAAGAGCCGGGATTTGAATTCGTTTCCGTTTAAAGTAGTCATTTACTGCCCCGCATAAGTACATGAATGGGCTGGATTTAAATCCTGGAAGAACCCTTGGGCTGCCGCTGCAATATCATGCTGGATTTATGTGCATTGATCCATTCCATTTAATCGTTTCCCGTTTTATTGTTCATCTAGAAAACAGATGCAACCACTAAATTCATTGGTACCATATTCAATAGTATCCGCCCATCcatattttaggtcacaaaaaattGAGCATTGCCGCGTCGTATAATACATACTCCTATATAATCAATGAAAAAGATTTTTTGGAGGAAAATTAATTGATATATTTATATTGGATTATATCGCTACGATTAATGTCTAATCGATTCCGGAGTACTATATTATGCGATGCAAAAAAGAGAATATATTCATATTGGATTAAATCGTAACGATAATGTCTAATCGATTCCGGAGTACTACTATATTACTGGTGCAAAAGAAAGGCAAAGTTGAGGATACTGCATCCAGAGTACTATATATTTATATTGGATTAAATCGCAACGAATAATGTCTAATCGATTCTAGAGTACTATATGTCATGGTGCAAAAAAAAATGCAAACTCGGGCATACTAGCATCCCGCAGTCGGCATTTAAGAAAAATGAGAGCCACGGGCGAGCCTCGTGCTTCGAACCCAGGCGGGCAAGGCGTAGACAGGCGCTGCTAGCCACTCGAGCTTTGCTCTGTTCTTGTGGTGATGCAAAATATCAAGAGTTTTTTTATCCCCCAGGTGACGGTGAGATGGTTCTCGCCATAAAAATTGTAAGATGGAATTGCCATGATCTTGGCATGGATGTGGAaattcctttgctcttgcatgttcAATAGCAAATGAAGTCCGAACTAACCTTTGTGACTAAGATGTGCCTCAATTAAGATTGGGCTTATATAATCCATTTGAATTAGGATTTAATTTCATTTTTTTGAGGGTAGTGATGGTTGTAGCGCCAATCTTGTGTTAATGTGGAACATCAGTGATATTATTTTGTGGTATAATGGCAAATTTTATGGATGTTATTATTTGTGATGATAATGATTCAACTTGGCGATTCACTAGGTTCTATGGTGATCCATGATGGGACTGTAGGGATTGGCCGTGAGAATATACAACATCATCTCGATCTTGTTTTTGGCTTGTTGTGGGAGTTTTTAACAAAATTCTATATGGGCACGAGAAGGGAGGTAATATTGAGTTGGCGGTCATAATGCAAGCATTCAGAGATTGCTTGTGATTGTAATTTTGATCACATAGGTTACATTCATGACTCGTTTATGTGGAGAACATGAGAGATCCCGGAAAGGCGCTTTTGAGTCCCATCTATTCTAGTCAATTCCAGAAAGTGCGAGTGCCATGCCGTTTCTTCTCTTGATATTCACCTGGGTATCACACTTAGTCGGACTTGACACAGAGGACTCACAACATGTCCTCTACATTTGTTCATGGGCGCCCTCTGCTCTGGCTCCTGCCAAATCTGGAATGGCTGCATGGTGTATTTTTTCCCTCCTTGGGGGTGTCTCTAAGATGGTTCTCGCCACGAAATTGTAAGGTAGAAGTGTTAGTGGTTATGGCACGGATGTGGAAATTATTTGCTCTTGGATGTTTATCAATTGAGGTTTGCTGACGGGATCTTTATGTCTATGATGTGCCTCAAAAAAGGTTGGATATATGTAATGCATATGTATTAGGATTGAAATTCATGTTCACCGCTGATATTGATTATTGTAGCGTCGGTCTTATGTTAATTCAATGCATCAATAATAGTTACTTTGTAGCATATGGGAAAAAATTATAGATGTTATTGTTGGCAATGTTAATGATTTAGCATGGAGGTTCATGGCATCCCATGGTAAGCAAAAATGGGATTGTAGAGATTGGTCATGGGAATATACTAGGCAACTTCATCTTGAGCTTCAGCTGTCATGGCTTATTATGAGAGGCAACAATAGATTAATGATTATAATACAAGCATTCCAAGATTCCTTATAAGACCGTGACCCTCATCACATGGGTTACATTGGTGATACATTTATGTGGAGTAGAGGAGAGACACAAGAAACGGTAGACATGTCAGTGCACAACGGAGTCACTACTCCCATCGGTGAGGAAAAAAATTCAATATTTGGATTAGAAAGTATGCCAATGAACTAATGgatggaaagaaaataaaatttatcCATAGAAGAGGATGAGGTGCTTATAAAATCGGTGACTCAAGTGATCCTACTATAAGTTGTACCGATCTTCAAAATTCCTAACTTTCCAGATGACAACCTTCGACAACTCAATTAAGAAAGGTGTATCGTTTACAATGTACATCATAACGGTTGGGATATGATGTTTCAAAGATAGGTGCATTTGAAGGGTTGGGAGTGGAAATAGTATCAAAATATGGGATGATCCATGGATACATAATAGTCCTCCATGGTATATTTTTACAAGGATAGGTACATAATATGCTTGTTTATTTTCTAAAGAAGGCTTTCATTCAAAAATAATAGAGTTTTGAGTACAATCTACATGAATTAGCCACTAAATTTGGGGTGGATAAAAGTCCCACTGCATCTCCACCCCATTTACTCTCCATTTTCATGAGCCAACACATTGCCATCTCTCTCCATTTTCATAACCTTGTATGACATTCCACCCAAATACTCTAGACTCTCTTTGTACACATTGTGCCATTTAGAACGATTATACCTTAGGCCAATAGCCCATGCCACCATAGAGTAATCATCTTCTAATAAGATTCTGCCAGACCTGAGCTTCATAGCAAGCCCCGATTTCCGCCTCTTATGCAGCGCACCACCACCCAAGTAAAATATCCATCTCGGCAACACCTTCTCCCCCGTGCACAGCGATAATACCGTCATACGAGCAACCATCCTCCTTTAGGAACGATGCATCAATGTCAATCTTCAACCAATCCACTTCTGCCTATGCCAAGAGGTTAATCTTTAGGTAATATGTGTGTTTCCATTGTGGACGAACAAGTTGATTCAACCACTGGTCATTAAGATGGGTAGCTTATACGTGATCTGTTATGGCCTATTGATGTTGAATATATTATTTAGATTCCAATAATCCAGAGCTTTGAAGATTTTGTTGTATGTTTACATACTAAGTTATGCGTATTTTTAGTCAGATTAGCTTGTCATTGAGTGGGAACACGAGCGCAAAGAAAATTAAGGCGAATGATGTGCCAAGGGATAAAAATGTTTAATCCTCATAAGAGTAAACTTCAGGAGGTTCTATTTTGATATTTAAATGTCTTCATGGGATTTTGTTGTGCTAGACAATTTTGGCTAATAGACATATCAACATGCAAGCCTAGTGCATGTTTGCTCGAATGTGCTGAAGATATCTAGCATGCACTCTTAAAAATGTGATCGAGCAACAGTTGTTTGGAGAACTCTAGGTTTAAAAAACTAATCCATGAAGATGTCATGTTATAAAAAGAAGTCTCCAACCTTGGGGCATGGAGGACTACATGGAATTCTAGTAGTGACATTGTGGCATATCCGGCGGGAACATCGTCTATTTATCAGTGACGATCACCGACTAGGTCAAAGAGCCGAATTACCCAGCCATGTCAATTGCAATTGTCATGAACTATGAGAAGAAAATGTTGATGAAAATAAAAATCAACTCACATAGTCAGGAGCACTCGCCCAagaaacatgatcaagatcaatgTTGATGTACCTTTCAATGCAGAGTAATTGTCATGAGCCACTCGTGCAGTGGTTAGGGTGACATGAGTATGTTTATCAGTGttgcaaacaagttgctactcctGGTTTATGTTGTTGGCACATTGGACGCTTACACAATGTTGTGCGTCATTTACCTCACTCAACATTTGGTTCGCAATTGAGTCATCATCAACTCGAATTGTCTCGACATGACCAACACTA
This window harbors:
- the LOC119356472 gene encoding uncharacterized protein LOC119356472, translated to MAAEVSSIARMLHGEAGKRRAGAAGKAPEMVTMDLLGGCGGDAGGQDEVVDLEVKVPAGWERRLDLLSGKTFLTPHRHQAAQDGQPDLNLPPTATTAPAAAVTTCAAVCTLDMVRDALQRAAAARSARSPDTSSSSSASTSSSCPSLGKRSRSPPSSTASPPANPAMRASACPSCLTYVLIAEADPRCPRCASKVPPLPTKPAAHSSGKKPKIDLNAAADETE